ttttaatgcttttccccCTGTAATGTGCTCATTGCAAGTGTGAGGTTAATATTGAAACCACACTCTGGAATGGAAACCAATTACCCTTTCTTTCTGGCAGGACCATCCCCCTCAGAATCTCATCGTACAAAAGCTGTATTTAACCTCTCTGAGGTGGGGGCAAGTGGCTGGAGCGCTGCCCAAGGACCCAGCGAGTCTGGCTATATGAACTTTACAATATCCAGCCCAGCCAATGCTGTCATTGGACGATACAATCTCATCCTTCAAGTAACCTCAGGGAACAAGATCTTCTCCAGATTCCTGGGGCAGTTTGTGTTACTCTTCAACCCTTGGTGCCCAGGTAGGTACCAATGCCTTTGCTCTTGAATGTAACTGACCTATTTGCTTTCATATCCGCACAGTGAGCTTGCTACCTCAAGCTGTCTCTCTTTGGGTTGCCAGTGGCAGCAATCTCAGCTATCTGTTCAGAGACCTcgttttaatacattaaaaagatGCTGACGCTCCCCCACCCACCCTTTTATCCTAATGAAATGTGCTATATGGAGTAATAACATAGAGTCTTTCTTCAGGACTGAGCAGATCACTTTTTCTGTAAACAAGGGCTGATAGACTTTAATAAGTGCAGGTACTTCTCAGAACTTGAAGCAAGCATACAGTAACATCCTTGACTTGCACCTAAATCAAAGCAAGACTGCTCTTGTAGATGTTAACTGCAAAGACAATAGCTCAACTAACTTTATAAGAAATGATAAGAGGGCTAGTGTGAAGAAGATTGGCATTTCCCATGTCTTTCATCATGGGTTGAAAAGGGACATCTCCTGCTcctccattttttatttctgcagcctCAGCATGTtgcagaagaaatacaaattccTAAACTCAGATTTTGCAAATATGCGATAGTCTAGAAACCTAGATTAGCCTTAAAATATACCACTAAGGGAGCTATAGGGAGCTATACCACTAAGGGAGCTAGTTAAGGGAGCTCTTAGCCAGCCAAGTGACTAAACAGCTTATAAAAGAAAAGTAACCACAATCACACACTATTTTCTTCTGTGACCATATGTTAGTCAAGGGCCACTAACGAATATGTCAAGAGCCAAGATGAAAAAGGCTGCTAATTAGCTCAGCATGTCTtggaagacagaaataattaTAGAAGGATGTTCAGGAAACTCAGACTGTCTCTGCATAGACAGTCCTGAGGGAAAAACCTTCCTAGAAACCCCTGAAAGATCACTTGTGGTGTAACCTCTAATTGATGGAAGCCAAACAGCAGGGACTGAAGTACTTGACAGCTCCTGAACTGGAACACCAGAGTAGCAGTGGTATTCATAAGACCAGACAAATTGTTCTCAgatgaaaactgagaaaaattaaGCTGCGCCATTCCAGTTTAAAACTAATGATTTTGCAGAAGAGCCCTCCAGATTTATCAGATGATGCAATGACCACTGCCAAACAAAAGGGAGTATTCTTAAAGTAGGATGCTGGTGAAGAGGCTTCTGCAGAGTGGAATAGCCCCCTGAGCCTGACAAACAGGAACAGATTCAGTTTGAGGGTATGCTACCACTATAGTAAGTGTCATAGCAGAAGGGAAATAGAAAACTTATTTCCTCAGCAAAGGATAAATGGCAGATCTGGTCTATGGATATGGTTCCACATGGGAGGTTATTCATTAAGCTGGAAAAGACAGGAATTGATTCATAACCTGTAATATGAGTAAAGAACTACTTAGAAGGAAACAGTCAGGActagagatgaaagaaaaaacaccGGGTTGGAGAAAACCTACTAGTGGATCCTTAAGTGTCATCTGAAAAAACACTCTGAGCAAATGGTTCATTACTGACTTTGATACCCTGACATTAAGCAGCATTGTCCATACACAGATGGGCTGGGATACCACTTAGAAATAACTGGCTGCCCTTAGAGACTGGAGTAGTTGAGAAAGGATAATAAGAtacaataatacaaaataaaagaccGTACGTTTAGGGAGAAATAACAATAATTTCAATGGCAGACTTACCAGCTGGAAATcatgaaaaatgtgaaagtacTTGTTAATCAAAGAATGAGAACCAAAGTGAAATGGCCCTTAAAAAGGCAAATGCACTCTTAAACTGTGTAAGAAGAAACAGTTGCTCAGATTAAATATTAATGCCATTGTACAAGGTGATGAATCTCATTTGGAATTTTCTTTCAATTAATCTTTCCTGAACAGGAATTATGAATTAGAACATGTTCAGTGAAGGGTTACTGGGATAGCTGAACACATGAAAAGCCTTTTGGACAAGAGAAAATTTCTAGTTTAGCAAGCTGAAAGCAATTAGTTTCACAGGTCATATAtctgaaataaatacagaatttggaCACAGAAAATACTGATCTTTCCATAATGGTAACAAAACAATAAGCTTATTAATTCACTAACTTATTTGTTTCAAACCTTTGGATAAAACAATAGTGATGTTAAAACCATTAATACAGTCTCTTAAGGACATTTAAAGAGAAATCTAAGATACTTGCAAGCCAGCCTCTGATAATGATGCATTATGTCCTAATGCTACTGAAGGAATGTACAGTTACCTACTAGAACAAAGAGTGCTAATCATGAATTAAATGAAAGATCATATATTGCTTATCTATAGCTCACAAGTGAACACGTCAATTGTAAAGCTTTAGGGGATAAAAGGATATGTATGTTTGAGAATTTTGTAGAATGTATCTTTTTCCCTAGATGTCTGATACTTGCCACTTGTTTCTGTGGAAAAGATTGTATGAAGAAATTACTAGAAATATATCTGTGTTAGAAAGTATGCTTGCATATTGATTAAAAACTATCAATAGAAATTCATATCCTGCTTGTTTCTCACTATGCCAGGATAAACTTTAATTTCAGAATGAGAAGACAGAATATATAAcaagtttgtatttttgtattaaaatgaattaatttaataaatgatTAGGTCTATAGTGGGCTGTCTTTCTATAACTGTCAAAAAAGAGGACTATTGTGGCTGATTGAggcttttttctccttgtgtgCTGAGAGTAACAGAAGAAGGGGTTGTTCTTATTTAGTCATACTTGAAAGGAAGAGATTTGTTGTGGTGTGTtgtagggttttttcccttcttttaaactgatgttaatttttctctgaattaTTGGTAAGAATAGTGTTATTACAAAAAAGTCTAAGTATACTTATTTAAAGAACCATCTCTAGAACATTATAATTGAGAGCATATAAACCTTAGAAAAAAGATGTTCTTCAAGTGATTATAGAAGGACATTTAGATTGCTCAGAATCATAAACTCATAGGGTTAGAAGGATTTTAGGAAGTTATCTAGTCTCACACCATGCTCTAAGGCAGGTTCAGTTTAGCACTTAGGTCATTCCTGACAGATCTTGAATTCCTTCTTAACGATCAGCCATTAGGGAAGCTCCAGTACCTCCCCCAGCAATTCACTCTAATAAAACACTAGCCTTTCCATTAGAATTTTTTCCTGTTAACTAAccaaatcttttttgttttgatttcagcatATAACTTCTCATCCTACATACGATAGACACCAATAACAGatttcctccccacccaccccatccTCTTCACAAGAATTTCTAGAATTGATTACCATGCTTGCCCCATGACTcacctccattttttttctaccttAAATAATTCTGAGTTAATTCATAAGTTATATTGTCTTCATAAGTTATACTTTCAGGATTGCTGAGCATTCTCAGTGCTCCTCTCACTCTTTCCAACTGGTCCACACCTTCAAGTGCAGCACCTGGAACTGCACACAGTTCTCCAGGCCCATGCTGACCCAAAAGCCTGGGAATCAACAatgatgatataaaaaaaaaaaaataaagtgtggaCAGCCACCACAAAAACAGACTTACATAAAgtgatataatttttaaaagaaattacacaaTCTTTTTATTTGCAGGAAGGGAAGGATGGGAAGTTCCTATAGGAAGGTAAAGAAGTTGACTcaataaaatagaaaagctgatttttataTGCATTTCCTGAAATCCTAAAGctttcacaaaataattttaaacatcatGAAATTAAACATGAAGCTAAGTAGATATTGCTACCTAAAGAGTGATCAAAACAACCTAAATATCTGTGGGAAGCTAAGCTTTCATAGCAGCTACATACTGTGCCATAGACTAGGGAAACCAATGAGTAATAAGGAAATCAAAGTGATTGGTTGAGCAGGCTATCCTAATAACATTCCTGATAACACTTTGGATCAGGCAAGTAGGGATCTTCATTTAGGAATCTTAAAACAAGATGAACGcaactggaaaacagagaaaaatgtcatCTGTGTGATTCTTTTCAAATGTCTATTCTACTTCTAACTACCCTGAGAAGCAGAAGAATCCAGTGAGCTAGCCTGGACTTTTCTCCATCTTCCTCACAAAAGTACAATGTACAGATAGGGGACATTTAGGTAATATGCAAAGGCTATACTAAAATTAGGGGGAAAAGTTAATGTAACATGGATTCCCCCCACTGGCCCCAGGCCATATGCAATAGCAGGCATTTTCACCGAACTGTACATGTTCAGGGAGCTacaattctgttttctaaacAGTAGTTTTTCCCTTGATAAATcaagatacaaatatttttgaaaggttgCTAGTATTCTCAGCTTTAAGTGTAAAAGCATGTCCAACTTGGTTTTCAGGTGATGATGTCTACATGGCTAATGAAAGTGAGAGACAAGAATATGttctaaatgaaaatggaataatCTTTGTGGGCAATGCAAAGTACATTGAAGCAAGAGGATGGTACTATGGACAGGTAAGACATAAGGAATTAATTTGGGCTCTTATTCTGTCTCCAATGTGTGCCTCTGCACACTACTGTCTTTGTGCCTCACTGTCCCTATCACATTTGGGCTGGAATATCTTAGAAAGGAGGAACTGCAGTAGAATCTCCTCTAATTCTGTTTGTGAAactatctatttttaaaaaaatttatctgaTCACAGTTTCAAGATCACCTTCTAAACATCTGTCTTACCATGCTTGATCTGAGCCTATACTATCGTCAGGACCCAGCCATTGATGTATCCCGAAGAGGAGATCCTAAATATGTGGGCCGAGTAATCAGTTCTATGGTAAGAAATGGACAACTTAATCTGAATTCCATGTACTTAAGCAGAAAGCATTAGTTATACCACTGAGACTCAGCTACTTGCACCTTAAGCAATATAATTAGCTAGATACGGTGCATTACACACAATTGATTTTGTGCATTTTGTCCATTGGCCTATTTTTAGATCAATggaaatgataatgataatggaGTTCTCCTGGGAAAGTGGCAAGGAAGTTTCCATTCACATGAGAATCCATCCAGATGGGATGGCAGTGTGGTAATCCTCCAGAAATGGTGTCAGGACAACTACAAGCCTGTTCAGTATGGCCAGTGCTGGGTTTTTGCAGGCGTGATGTGTACAGGTAAGCTTTAAGAATAGAGGAGTGTGGTGAAATGGAGGCATTTGTGACCTCTGGTTTTATCAAAAGTACAAAGCAATTAATTCTACAAGAGGAACAGTGCTCTGAAGACTGCAAATGCTAAAGAATCACAAAATATTTAGACACTTAACTTTGTTTCTCAGATATTTATAATCATTGAACTAaagctgtgggttttgtttgtgttttgttttttgttttttaaatatatttcagttcTGAGGTGCTTGGGGATTCCAACTCGTTTGGTTTCAAATTTTAACTCTGCCCATGATGTGGATAGAAACCTGAGTATTGATAAGTACTACGACAGCTCTGGAAAGAGTCTTAATATCAGCAAGGATTCCACATGGTAAATATAAATTTTTGCATCTCACCAATAATTAGAGAGAGGATTTATGAGACTTAAAAACATAAACGCTAGTAGTACAAAAGCAACTGAATGGACAAAAGTTAATACAAATATCTAAATTAATACACTAGACatccatttgaaaagaaaacgTATTTCATGGTTTTGAGATAACAGTTACTTCAAATAACCAACCAGCCCAATTTTTTGCAGTCCCTGACCTCAAACAAGTTgcaactttctttaaaattatgtttcCATTGACAACATACCAGTTACCAAGGCTCTTTTAATTACTGACACCTAACCAGTCTGTTCCTGATAATGCAGCTGAGTACCTTCCACGCTCTCAACTAGTTTACTGCTGCCATAACTTTCTCTCATCACACACCTAAAGCCTGTGTTTCTCAGTTTGGCCTGTCAACCGCCCCCCCCCAGGTAGATGGGGGCCTCTCCAAGAAGTTTTCCTGCACTCCTTTAGCTAGACCTTCCCCGTATGggaacagaaaagagaacaatCCCAACACTCTCCAGACTTGCTTATTGGACATTGTAGTCCAGTGCTGTAAACTGCAAGTGATCCATGATCATCAATCAAGCCCCAAAATTTGAGTAGCCAAAGAAACATAATATTCTTTAAATAATACCATTTTATACTTCAGTTGCCCTCcagttttaaaatctttactCTGCACCCACTTCACTTTTCAGAAAGTGAACTTACTAGGCCCAAGGGTATATCATATAGCTCAAAGTCTCTGTGCACACTAGGCTTCACCAAAAGTATCATCTTTAGTCTGCTTCCTTTCACTGAGTGTATGTGGTTGAAGGATACAGGAAGTCTTTCACCTCTTAACTTCCTTAAAAGTATTAGCCTCTGAACAAAATTCAGCCAACAAATCTTTTCTGGGTCCTCCTGTGACCTACATTTTACCAATCTTTCATGCTATCCTTTCCTTTCGGAGTCTGCGGAACTCATTACCACTGGATGCTGTTGAAAACAAAGCTATAAAGAGTTTTTAAACAGGACAAAAGAGATTCATAGAGAATAAGATGACTAATGACCATGAAACCCAGTGGTCTCAATGCAATGACCGACTCAGAAAGTCCCTAATTCTCTGACTGTGAGAAATCGTAGAGCATATCAGGGGAAGGGTCATTCTATTCAGGTGCTGTTCTTATCTCTTTTCTAAACATCTGCTGCTGCATAATACTATAGATGGACTACTGGACTTTATGAGCATTTTATCTGATCCAGTATAGCTATTTTAAGTTTGTATTTAAATGAAGCATTTTCCACATTTGAAGGTTACTGAACCCAATCACCAAGTGTTGCCTATATACAAGGCTTAAATGTTTCACTTATAGTTCATATTGCTCCCAAAGCAAGCTGCTGACATCTGTATTCTCTCCCTCCCTACCCTGAGGTCTACACCTCAAAAGCAGGCAGTAAATCCATCCTTTGAAAGAGGTAGTGAGTTGCTGTAACTAGACAGCTTGTGTCACATCTTAGagactctttaaaaaacaaaattcccTACTCCTTTCAAATTGGAAGTTTGTATGACTCTATATTACTATGCTTTCTAGACATTGTTCTTTGTCTCCAGGGATTATCACGTCTGGAACGAAAGCTGGTTCATTCGCCCAGACCTGGGAACATCATACAATGGATGGCAGGTTTTAGATGCGACTCCACAAGAACAAAGCAGAGGTAACAGTATAAGTTCTTACTATGACTTAGCATTCCTTCTCCAAACTGAGCACAACTAAtaaagtttgactttttttttttcatgttttaggaTTATTTCAGTGTGGCCCTGCATCTGTCACAGCCATCAAAGAAGGTGATGTAGACTTGGATTATGACACCTTATTTGTGTATACGGAGGTGAATGCCGATTGCAACAGATGGATTGTATACAATGATGGAACTAAGAGAAGAGTTTATTGTGATACTGAAATAATTGGCAGGTTTATCAGCACCAAAGCTGTGGGCAGCAATTCCCGTGTGGATGTCACCTGTAATTACAAATATCCAGAAGGTAAAGGAATTATCACAAATTATCTCCTTGTTATCACAGTTATCTCCTACTGAATTCTTGGTGCTAGGACACTAGGATGGGTAACCTGTTTTCTTTGAGCATCTCTCCCTTTctgtcagaaaatatttcttgccAGTGTTCTCAGACTACTTTCTTAATACAATGGGTattgtatttctggttttgtgtatttaGTAGTTTCCTTATTAAGACACAATACAAAATATACTTTAGTCCCTTACACAGAAGTACAAAATGTAATATATACAGAAAACAGggctataaaatacattttactacCCAAGGCAGACAAATGCTCAAGCTGTCATACCAGAAAGTCTTAAAACTGAGTCTATCATTTATAACAAACTGTGCACAGGTCTGTAGTATGGGAAGTACAGATAAGTACTAGCTTTCCAGCATATCTGGCAGAGACAGTGGGGCAACAATCAAACCACTAATCCAAACCCTTAAATTCCAGTCCTCTAACACTAGATATCCATCTCCCATATGACCTCATGCTCAGTCTCTCTCAGTAAATAAGTTTGTTCTTGCTGTGTCCATTCCAGCTCCTCACCTTTCCTTTTGAAGACTGCATTACATCCTGCTCCCAAGAGGAGTGACTCACTCAGTCTCCCTCTCTGACTGTATAAATTCACCAAGTTAGGCTCTCTTGTGGTCCTGTTCCAACATCCAGCCATCAGCTACCCAGCCATTCAGTTGTTACTTGTTTGCACTCCCAGTGGACTCAGTCCCACATTATTGAATTCTGGAAACAAAACTACTAGGAAGCAGTAAAGGGACCATGCCATTCATCTGTACttaggaaaacaaagcagcaaaggtTAAGAACTGCATAGCCATATGTTTGTGAGAATATTTTTATCTTCCCTCAAAAACTTGGTATCTATGTCTTCCcatcttttttaaatttagggTTACAGATTTCATATAATAGTTTGCTTAATGTTTGTGGctcaaagtcttaaaaaaaaaaaaagaggaagatggatttcactttttttaaagtttgccttCTGAATCAGCAGCCATATTACAATACTTCACTCCTCAAGGTTTTAGTGCAACTATATTTAATACAGAGGCTGGTTATCATCAGATTAGCAAAGTAACACTTATCACACTACTGCATGTTCtgaccaaagaaaaagaaatcttgcatcctaaacaaaaacaaatgcatCGTATTTCATTTTAGTGACTTACCTTATTACAGTATGTTTATTACTTTACTGTGAAAAACCTTAACAGAGGCCTAATAAAAATATGGGGAACTTTCAGGTATTGCATATTTCTAGGTGATGCAGAGCTGACACCCAATATCATTCTGAAAGCCTTTACACAGAGAAGGTGCAATGGCAACAAAAGTATGAATTTTACTTGGTTCTCTCCTTCAATCAGGTTCTTCTGAGGAAAGACGAGTTTATAAAAAGGCCTTAGCCAAGATATTTGGATCAAATATCACAGAAGGACACACAGAATCTCCAGATGAAAGATCTTCAGAGACAATTAGAAACCCTGGGATCTCTGGGAAATTCAAGCTGGCTGAACCTCCAGTGTTTGGCAAAGACATTACCCTAATCTTAATTCTCAATAACCTATCTTTTGACCACAAGACCGTGAAGGTGGACATGAGTGCATCAACCATCCTGTACACAAGGAGACCAGTGGCAGAGATCCTGAAGGCAACCACTTCTGTGGATCTTGGTTCTAAACAAGGTAACTTTTAATGTCCCTAAGGAGTCAATATAGCCCTCTTCTTAGCCACATGAAGGCAACTGGAAGGAAGAAACATCAGTATCGTATCTGTATCAGCCTTGTAGTGCATCTACTTGTTCCATCTCTTAATATCATTGTTTATGACTACATTttacaagatattttttttcctctgaaaacttTCACTAGTTCAACCAGGAACTGAAGGTCTCATGAAATGTTATATAGAAGGCTACATTTATATTATAGCTCCAGAAGCAACACTGTATATAtatggggggtgtgtgtgtgtatatgtatgtgtgtgtgtatctatctgTCTGTGGTGATTATTACAGGTATAGGAACACATCTTacttttaacaaataaaaaaagtctgaTGTATGCTTTCTGGCAACACTTTAATAGAAATTAACTAGGACAAAGGTTAAAAATTACAATGAAATTGTCTCTCTTTTGAAGAGTCAAGGCTATTAAAACTATTATAGAGATCTTTTTCCTCCCCAGGGGCTACaaagataaacattttttccatacACAGCAGAAAAGTTGTAGGACTACAATAAGCAGCTGACCAGGTCACTTGAAAAGGATCTCTGTGAAACTTGACCCAAACTTTCTTCTTGACTGAGGTAAAATAAATAAGATATAAGGAGGGAATAGATAAAAATGGTTATACCTCTAATTATAAGAAATACAAAGGGACAGGAATCCAGTGAAATGCAGATGAGCAGATTCCTTCAGTTTCAGGCCAAAATCCTCCATTCGAAACTGTAAGGGTCAAATGAGTTAAAGTAGAAAAGGATCACCAGAAGAGGGAAATACACAACCAGCCTCACAAGGAAGAAATATAAACAGACTCCAGCTTTCTTATCTTCTGGTGTCTTCAATAATATCAAAACCCCTCACAATAACTCTCTTTTCTTTAGCATTCTTTGAGAGTGTAATGGTTCCTAAATATATGTTTGAATTCCAGGGAAACATATCCAGTTAAAGATCCCTTATTCTTATTATGGAAAATATCTGACTACTGACAAAAGGATCCAAGTTACTGCTTTGTGTGAAGTCATGCACATGCATGGGGTAAAGTTGCTGGTGGAGAAGACAATCATTTTAGAGGACACAAACATTATCATTAAGGTAAACAATTCTCTCCCTTATGTCCTAAACAGACAGAAAGAACTAAAAAGTCTTTATGGAGCTCAGATCTTAAGATGAGAATTTGGGGATAAATGCATTAATTTAGGCTGCCATTTCAGATGTAGCTCTAAAATTCTGCCTGCTTAAATTGAGAAAGTAAGCATGAGAGAGACCAGTTTTGAATCTTTGCCTGAATCTGCCCCGTTCTTCAGAACAGCTCTGTTACCTTGTTTCTCTCCCAGTCACATGCCACTGCTTTATGTTCACAgaacttattttcatttcatctgtATTCTAGTTATTGGCAAGTGCTTGTGTTGCCTTTAAACAACTTTGCCTACTCCCAAAATACAGACTTAAACCCTTAATTCTAATCTATGTTCAGGCCAGTTTATATTGTTTTAACACTTTAATCCTGATCAAtgatgcaccaaaaaaaaaaagccactcagCAACCCAAAGATCAGACAGGTTTAATGAGATGTATCTGTATAGTCAGTGCTCTATTTCACTGAAATTGTGCACGAAATATTGCATACAGCTTGACAACGCTATTTAGCTAATCCAAATCCAGCTTCAACTATTGGGAAAGGCGTATCAGCTGTCAGTTAAATTTCACTGCTCCTACCAATATCTCATTCATCCTCAAATATGAGAGATGTTCTGCTTACAGTTTGACTGCAGTCTGACTCCAGAAAAGTGTAAAACAGTGAACGATCAGAAATGTGTCTCTGTCATTTAGATTCCTCGGCGGGTTGTAGTGAACAAAGCTGTTACTCTAGAGATCTCATATGCCAATCCCCTCCCTGAACCTGTGAACCGCTGTGTACTACTAGTGACTTTGATGAATCAACAGGTCAAGATACAGTAAGTGAAAGCTGCAGCATTTACTCAGTGCTTCTACCCTGACCAATGGCATGTCTAGTTTCTCAGTAAGAAAAAATCATGGTTGAATtgtctttttcatattttctatttatgaaaataaaaatgccaccAAATACATATTGAGATATTATGATTTCTCTGTCACATGTTATGTTTTTCCACGTAGTAACTTCTTTAATAACTAAAAACTGCTAACATTCTTCTTTCCTGGGAAATAAAATGGGCATGTCGAATTCCTTTGTCTCTCTAATATTTCTTCTACAGCTTGGCtttgtgtttctatttttatatacagTACCCTAATACTACAGAAATAAGTctaagcaaaagcaaacaaataagaCACTGCCATAGCTCCCCTCGTATCAGTCCAAAAAAGAAGTTGCTCTGTTCTCCTTTAAAGTAGGAGAAAATCATGCCTTTTCAAAACATAAGAACAAAATAttctattccttttttcttttcctctggacTCTGCTGCTTTATGGATTAAGTCAGTGTTGAGTAGTTCATATTTCCTAAAGCTTGTTTTATTATAAAACAGCCTGACTTGCTGTGGCTCTGGAAATATTTGGACATAATAATCcataaaaatatggaaaacattATTCCAGTGAAAGACTAAGCCA
This region of Harpia harpyja isolate bHarHar1 chromosome 1, bHarHar1 primary haplotype, whole genome shotgun sequence genomic DNA includes:
- the LOC128139631 gene encoding protein-glutamine gamma-glutamyltransferase 6-like; the protein is MADLTPTHISWQPSVNASTHHTDRYANAELTVRRGQAFTITLYFNRPKQTGENLAFVTEIGPSPSESHRTKAVFNLSEVGASGWSAAQGPSESGYMNFTISSPANAVIGRYNLILQVTSGNKIFSRFLGQFVLLFNPWCPGDDVYMANESERQEYVLNENGIIFVGNAKYIEARGWYYGQFQDHLLNICLTMLDLSLYYRQDPAIDVSRRGDPKYVGRVISSMINGNDNDNGVLLGKWQGSFHSHENPSRWDGSVVILQKWCQDNYKPVQYGQCWVFAGVMCTVLRCLGIPTRLVSNFNSAHDVDRNLSIDKYYDSSGKSLNISKDSTWDYHVWNESWFIRPDLGTSYNGWQVLDATPQEQSRGLFQCGPASVTAIKEGDVDLDYDTLFVYTEVNADCNRWIVYNDGTKRRVYCDTEIIGRFISTKAVGSNSRVDVTCNYKYPEGSSEERRVYKKALAKIFGSNITEGHTESPDERSSETIRNPGISGKFKLAEPPVFGKDITLILILNNLSFDHKTVKVDMSASTILYTRRPVAEILKATTSVDLGSKQGKHIQLKIPYSYYGKYLTTDKRIQVTALCEVMHMHGVKLLVEKTIILEDTNIIIKIPRRVVVNKAVTLEISYANPLPEPVNRCVLLVTLMNQQVKIHLAQLAPRERSKIYFEFTPRRTGPLQLQVDFSCDKFSHVKGFVTIAVAPA